Proteins co-encoded in one Candidatus Equadaptatus faecalis genomic window:
- a CDS encoding OmpH family outer membrane protein yields the protein MFFAAPAFAQNGVVDLKRVCGSYSAYKKAQKTWNAIVQQKMRELSIRCSQTKNESRRQQMTEECSKQLKAQQLDFFLPVSVEIQKATAAVAEEKNLQAVYDVATGKKGIDITNDVIAKLNSAESQKAQAKPVRKAESSQPDQKPVSVQIIQNNSAVQVQFGSSPNKDGVDALVAKAVKLGFSNAYTCEGVDKNGRKIWRARIPAANTADAKQISAQLTQRKISNFITK from the coding sequence ATGTTTTTTGCGGCACCGGCATTTGCGCAAAACGGTGTTGTTGATTTGAAGCGTGTATGTGGCAGTTATTCCGCATACAAAAAAGCGCAGAAAACATGGAATGCAATAGTGCAGCAAAAGATGCGGGAACTGTCCATAAGATGTAGCCAAACCAAAAATGAAAGCCGCAGACAGCAGATGACGGAGGAATGTAGCAAACAGCTCAAAGCACAGCAACTTGACTTTTTTCTCCCTGTATCTGTTGAAATCCAGAAAGCGACTGCCGCTGTGGCTGAGGAAAAAAATCTTCAGGCCGTATATGATGTCGCAACAGGCAAAAAGGGAATTGATATTACAAATGACGTGATAGCGAAACTCAATTCCGCAGAATCACAAAAAGCACAGGCAAAACCTGTCAGAAAAGCTGAAAGCAGTCAGCCGGATCAAAAACCTGTTTCTGTTCAGATAATACAGAATAATTCAGCGGTTCAGGTTCAGTTTGGTTCTTCGCCTAATAAAGACGGTGTTGACGCACTTGTTGCCAAAGCCGTAAAGCTCGGTTTTTCCAATGCTTATACCTGTGAAGGTGTTGACAAAAACGGAAGAAAAATCTGGCGCGCGCGCATTCCTGCAGCAAACACAGCAGATGCAAAACAGATATCGGCGCAGTTGACACAGCGGAAAATAAGCAATTTTATTACAAAATAG
- the larA gene encoding nickel-dependent lactate racemase: MLIKLPYGHQELEYDFPENSGVITSNIDKLAGTKSGLELVKEAMDNPIDSAPLYEIAKGKKTCTIIISDHTRPVPSKDILPNMLRELRQGSPDIDVTLLVATGCHRETTKDELRGKLGDEIFENEKIIVHDCDKNCVNIGTLPSGAPLVIDRAAVETDLLVAEGFIEPHFFAGFSGGRKSILPGVCDRVTVVGNHCSKFIDSEYSRTGILDNNPIHIDMIEAARLAKLAYIVNVIVDEAHKTVAAFAGNPVTAHRAGCDFLDSYCKVSPVPGDIVVTTNGGAPLDQNIYQCVKSMTAAEASAAEGAVIIVCAECADGMGGANFYKQLAGCKDAQSLYDEFMATPMDQTPPDQWQSQVLARILINHEVIFVSREPLRKELTDMKMSFAPSLDEAMEMAFAKKGRDAKVTVIPNGISVIVK, from the coding sequence ATGCTTATAAAACTCCCTTACGGACATCAGGAACTTGAATACGATTTCCCTGAAAATTCAGGTGTAATAACCTCAAACATAGACAAACTCGCAGGAACTAAATCAGGGCTTGAACTCGTTAAGGAAGCAATGGACAACCCCATTGACTCTGCGCCGCTTTATGAAATCGCAAAGGGAAAGAAGACCTGCACGATTATCATATCCGACCACACGCGCCCTGTTCCGAGCAAAGACATTCTTCCCAATATGCTCCGCGAACTCCGTCAGGGCAGCCCCGACATTGACGTCACGCTTCTTGTGGCGACAGGCTGCCACCGCGAAACAACAAAGGACGAGCTTCGCGGCAAACTCGGCGACGAAATTTTTGAAAACGAAAAAATAATCGTTCACGACTGCGACAAAAACTGCGTGAACATCGGAACGCTTCCTTCGGGTGCACCGCTCGTAATCGACAGAGCAGCGGTTGAAACCGACCTGCTCGTGGCGGAAGGCTTTATTGAGCCGCATTTCTTCGCCGGCTTCTCAGGCGGAAGAAAATCAATTCTCCCCGGCGTATGCGACAGGGTAACGGTCGTCGGAAACCATTGCAGCAAATTTATCGACAGCGAATACTCGCGCACCGGCATTCTTGACAACAACCCGATTCATATTGACATGATAGAAGCCGCGCGTCTTGCGAAGCTTGCCTACATAGTCAACGTCATAGTTGACGAAGCGCACAAAACGGTTGCGGCTTTCGCCGGCAACCCTGTTACGGCGCACCGCGCAGGCTGCGATTTCCTCGACAGCTACTGCAAGGTTTCGCCTGTACCCGGTGACATAGTCGTGACAACCAACGGCGGAGCGCCGCTTGACCAGAACATTTACCAGTGCGTCAAGAGTATGACGGCAGCCGAAGCCAGCGCCGCCGAAGGCGCGGTGATTATTGTCTGCGCCGAATGTGCCGACGGCATGGGCGGAGCGAACTTCTACAAACAGCTTGCAGGCTGCAAAGACGCGCAGTCGCTGTACGATGAATTCATGGCAACGCCTATGGACCAGACGCCGCCGGACCAGTGGCAGAGCCAGGTGCTCGCAAGAATTCTTATCAACCACGAAGTAATCTTTGTTTCGCGCGAGCCGCTCCGCAAAGAACTTACGGATATGAAAATGAGCTTCGCGCCGTCGCTTGACGAGGCAATGGAAATGGCATTTGCCAAAAAAGGCAGGGACGCAAAGGTTACGGTAATCCCCAACGGAATTTCAGTAATAGTCAAATAG
- a CDS encoding 2-keto-3-deoxygluconate permease produces MKLGEVPILDTLKKIPGGIMFIPLLVGATINTFFPALVDPKVTTTIAGSLWVKWFKEGALCLIAMLLVCTGAQISFKSSPMAFYKGMVINFSKVILGVVPAMIVGRLYGPTGTVCGLSALALVNMSNSNGGLYGGLVSHYGDKEDLGALAIISTNDGPFYEMCSLAGAGVAVIPWQMLLATIAPVLFGMLLGNLDKKMAKFLEPGIFISIFLFSFPLGCGLNFGKAIAAGGPGVLLALLTLLITGVGGYFLYMIFIPKKHRVTCVPGAAVGSIAGNAVATPAAIASADPRFAPVLESATIQVVAAILICAVCCPILCNFLFKLEEKATGHKIDLKGVDYTEEEHKI; encoded by the coding sequence ATGAAACTTGGAGAAGTCCCTATTCTTGATACCCTCAAGAAGATCCCCGGCGGAATCATGTTTATCCCGCTCCTCGTCGGCGCGACGATTAACACGTTCTTCCCGGCACTCGTTGACCCGAAGGTTACGACCACAATAGCCGGCTCACTTTGGGTAAAATGGTTCAAAGAAGGCGCGCTCTGCCTTATCGCAATGCTTCTCGTCTGCACCGGAGCGCAGATTTCCTTCAAGAGCTCACCGATGGCATTCTACAAAGGAATGGTCATTAATTTCAGCAAAGTCATCCTCGGCGTTGTCCCTGCAATGATCGTCGGCCGTCTCTACGGACCTACGGGAACAGTCTGCGGACTTTCAGCACTCGCGCTCGTCAACATGTCCAACTCAAACGGCGGACTCTACGGCGGACTCGTTTCACATTACGGTGACAAGGAAGACCTCGGAGCCCTCGCAATCATCTCGACAAACGACGGCCCGTTCTATGAAATGTGCTCACTCGCAGGCGCAGGCGTTGCCGTTATTCCTTGGCAGATGCTTCTTGCGACGATCGCACCGGTTCTCTTTGGTATGCTTCTTGGCAACCTTGACAAGAAAATGGCGAAATTCCTTGAACCGGGTATCTTCATTTCAATCTTCCTCTTCTCATTCCCGCTCGGCTGCGGCCTCAACTTCGGTAAGGCAATCGCTGCAGGCGGCCCCGGCGTACTCCTTGCACTTCTTACGCTTCTCATCACCGGTGTCGGCGGCTATTTCCTCTACATGATTTTCATCCCGAAGAAACACCGCGTTACATGCGTACCGGGAGCAGCTGTCGGTTCAATCGCAGGAAACGCAGTCGCGACCCCGGCGGCAATCGCCTCGGCAGACCCGCGTTTTGCACCGGTTCTTGAATCAGCAACCATTCAGGTTGTAGCGGCAATCCTCATCTGCGCAGTCTGCTGCCCGATCCTCTGCAACTTCCTCTTCAAACTTGAGGAAAAAGCAACAGGTCACAAAATCGACCTCAAGGGTGTTGACTACACGGAAGAAGAACACAAGATATAG
- a CDS encoding GatB/YqeY domain-containing protein: MALLSQIQSDLVQAMKDKDDVKLAVLRMLKSAVQVAQVEKGKDAEFTDDDVLLIVRRLIKQRNEAAELYKSGGAADRAERELAEAKILEVYQPAQLKDEELEKLVAEAAQSAGASGPKDMGRVMGKAMAAVKGQADGNRVRQAVQKYLSSL; the protein is encoded by the coding sequence ATGGCTCTGCTGTCTCAGATACAGTCTGACCTTGTTCAGGCTATGAAAGACAAGGACGACGTCAAACTTGCTGTCCTGCGTATGCTGAAATCAGCCGTGCAGGTCGCACAGGTTGAGAAAGGCAAGGACGCGGAGTTTACCGATGACGACGTGCTTTTGATTGTCAGACGGCTCATAAAACAGCGCAATGAAGCCGCAGAGCTCTACAAGAGCGGCGGTGCGGCCGACAGGGCTGAAAGGGAACTTGCGGAAGCAAAAATCCTTGAGGTCTATCAGCCGGCACAGCTCAAAGACGAAGAGCTTGAAAAGCTTGTCGCGGAAGCGGCACAGAGCGCAGGCGCTTCAGGTCCGAAGGACATGGGCAGGGTTATGGGCAAGGCAATGGCTGCCGTCAAAGGACAGGCGGACGGGAACAGGGTACGCCAGGCAGTTCAGAAATATTTGTCCTCGCTTTAA
- a CDS encoding 30S ribosomal protein S21 produces the protein MTTITRRDNESIEDALKRFKREVRRVGVLREAKKHEHYEKPSEIKKRKKQEMARSKGRRSSY, from the coding sequence ATGACCACCATTACAAGACGTGACAACGAATCGATTGAAGACGCGCTCAAACGCTTCAAACGTGAGGTCCGCAGGGTGGGCGTGCTTCGTGAGGCAAAGAAACATGAGCATTACGAAAAACCCAGCGAAATTAAAAAACGCAAAAAACAGGAAATGGCACGCAGCAAGGGCAGGAGGTCGAGCTACTAA
- a CDS encoding MiaB/RimO family radical SAM methylthiotransferase, giving the protein MSGFLRKKLFSITVQGCRTNLYEADAILNSLEKRGAYHYEQRPDFAVVVSCSITASADRKFRKLVRRLRREHPDIVIVATGCCVQQLTDEQLDELGIDIAVGNRQKYLIPDLLEEYFACGGRPSAAYVDDIRTEDSWDALQLDAPRLHTRAFLKLQDGCDHFCSYCIVPFVRGRSVQRDFDDAFEEAKRIVKAKCPEIVLTGVHLGLYERLPEFVRALGEIDGLKRIRFGSIEPLAVTDELLDVLAGTSAFCRHLHVPLQSGDDGVLKLMNRGYTAADFARAVERIRNKLGETVHVSTDFMLGFPGEDDAAFRRSLAFAEEMCFGKMHVFPYSPRGGTAAAERPRAGDAEVRQREEITLETAGRLHREYCSQWLNRPVEILVEEVKDGIMTGLTPEYVRVAAKAPEEVRKRDFVKVTATEYSNGVLTDGSASWNGEED; this is encoded by the coding sequence ATGTCCGGATTTTTAAGGAAAAAACTTTTCTCAATAACGGTTCAGGGCTGCCGCACAAATCTCTACGAGGCGGACGCTATTCTTAACAGTCTTGAAAAACGTGGCGCTTATCATTACGAACAGCGCCCTGATTTTGCCGTTGTCGTCAGCTGTTCAATCACTGCGTCTGCTGACAGAAAGTTCCGCAAGCTGGTGCGCAGACTGCGCCGCGAACATCCGGACATAGTTATCGTCGCGACCGGCTGCTGCGTTCAGCAGCTTACTGACGAGCAGCTTGACGAGCTTGGAATAGACATTGCCGTCGGCAACAGGCAGAAATATCTTATTCCCGACCTGCTTGAAGAATATTTTGCGTGCGGGGGCAGACCGAGCGCCGCGTATGTTGATGATATACGGACGGAAGACAGCTGGGACGCACTGCAGCTTGACGCTCCGCGGCTTCACACGAGGGCTTTTCTGAAGCTTCAGGACGGCTGCGACCATTTTTGCAGCTATTGCATAGTTCCGTTTGTGCGCGGCAGGTCTGTTCAGCGTGATTTTGACGACGCTTTTGAGGAAGCGAAGCGGATTGTTAAGGCAAAATGTCCCGAAATTGTGCTGACCGGCGTTCATCTCGGACTTTACGAAAGACTGCCGGAGTTTGTACGCGCGCTTGGCGAAATCGACGGGCTGAAACGCATACGTTTCGGTTCTATCGAGCCTCTTGCCGTAACGGACGAGCTGCTTGACGTTCTTGCCGGTACTTCCGCTTTCTGCAGACATCTGCACGTGCCGCTTCAAAGCGGGGACGACGGTGTGCTTAAACTGATGAACCGAGGCTATACGGCGGCGGATTTTGCCCGTGCGGTTGAAAGGATAAGAAACAAGCTCGGAGAAACCGTTCACGTCAGCACGGATTTTATGCTCGGCTTCCCGGGGGAAGATGACGCGGCGTTCAGACGCAGTCTTGCCTTTGCCGAAGAAATGTGCTTCGGCAAAATGCACGTCTTCCCTTATTCTCCGCGCGGCGGAACTGCAGCGGCGGAGCGTCCCCGCGCCGGCGATGCGGAAGTCAGGCAGCGCGAGGAAATTACGCTTGAAACTGCCGGAAGGCTGCATCGCGAATACTGTTCGCAGTGGCTTAACCGCCCTGTTGAAATTCTGGTTGAGGAAGTAAAGGACGGAATTATGACGGGGCTTACGCCGGAATACGTGCGCGTTGCGGCAAAAGCGCCGGAAGAAGTCAGGAAACGCGATTTCGTAAAGGTTACGGCAACTGAATATTCAAACGGTGTTTTGACGGACGGAAGCGCTTCCTGGAACGGGGAAGAAGATTAG
- a CDS encoding dicarboxylate/amino acid:cation symporter, which yields MSEKKGFFNSLIFKLVLGVALGIIIGLNVGENTIGVINTVKFILGQIISFTVPLIVLGFIAPAITQLKANASKMLGAMISLAYVSTVLACIMSMIAGYVLIPKLNIITNPEGLRAIPELIFKVEIPAVFPVMTALVLALFLGMGVIWAKAEYFEKLLGEFNDIVLQLVQKIIIPILPFFIAATFATLAYEGSITKQAPVFLKIIVIVMAMHYIWLTVLYLAGGAVSGKNPWHVIREYGPAYLTAVGTMSSAATLSVALDCARKTSLSDEVRDFAIPMGATVHLCGSALTETFFVMTISQVLYGHIPAVGTMLLFVFLLGIFAVGAPGVPGGTVMASLGIIISVLGFDDTGTALMLTIFALQDSFGTACNVTGDAALAMMLDGMFNGRKKE from the coding sequence ATGTCAGAAAAAAAAGGATTTTTCAACAGTCTTATTTTCAAACTTGTGCTGGGTGTTGCGCTTGGCATAATCATTGGTCTGAACGTCGGGGAAAATACAATCGGCGTTATCAACACGGTTAAATTTATACTCGGTCAGATAATTTCATTTACGGTGCCTCTTATCGTGCTTGGTTTTATCGCGCCGGCTATTACCCAGCTTAAGGCAAACGCGAGCAAAATGCTCGGCGCCATGATTTCTCTTGCCTACGTTTCAACTGTTTTGGCGTGCATTATGTCTATGATTGCCGGTTATGTGCTTATTCCGAAGCTCAATATCATTACAAATCCCGAGGGGCTGCGCGCAATTCCGGAGCTGATTTTCAAGGTGGAAATTCCGGCGGTTTTCCCTGTCATGACAGCTCTTGTGCTTGCGCTGTTCCTCGGAATGGGCGTAATTTGGGCGAAGGCTGAGTATTTTGAGAAACTTCTCGGCGAGTTTAACGATATAGTTCTTCAGCTTGTTCAGAAAATTATTATACCGATTCTGCCGTTCTTCATCGCGGCGACCTTTGCGACGCTTGCGTACGAAGGCAGTATCACAAAGCAGGCGCCGGTATTTCTCAAAATAATCGTTATCGTTATGGCAATGCACTATATCTGGCTTACGGTGCTTTACCTTGCGGGAGGCGCCGTTTCAGGGAAAAATCCGTGGCACGTCATCAGAGAATACGGTCCCGCCTACCTGACGGCAGTCGGCACGATGTCCTCAGCCGCGACGCTTTCTGTCGCGCTTGACTGCGCAAGAAAAACATCTCTTTCGGACGAGGTCAGAGACTTTGCGATTCCCATGGGAGCCACAGTTCATCTCTGCGGCTCGGCACTCACGGAAACTTTCTTTGTCATGACGATTTCACAGGTGCTTTACGGTCATATCCCTGCGGTTGGAACAATGCTTCTGTTCGTATTCCTGCTCGGAATTTTCGCAGTCGGCGCCCCGGGAGTTCCCGGAGGAACCGTTATGGCTTCTCTTGGAATTATTATCTCCGTGCTGGGTTTTGATGATACGGGTACAGCGTTAATGCTTACGATCTTCGCGCTTCAGGACAGCTTCGGCACAGCCTGCAACGTCACAGGCGATGCTGCTTTGGCAATGATGCTTGACGGTATGTTCAACGGCAGGAAGAAAGAATAA
- a CDS encoding serine dehydratase subunit alpha family protein, translated as MNEPEKILSILSEEIVPAQGCTEPIAIAYAGAKLTEELGGVPDEVRAYLSGNMIKNVKSVKIPASGGMVGIEAAVSMGVLLGDAEQEMMVIANADQSRLPEVEAYVKAGRVTSCFEHTDEKLYIRLEGVKGSDRAVVEIQKYHTNITRLEKNGVSEKLAKGCGSSDETITDDSFLTIDLIYDTANSIELSLIEPLFEQVIEYNSAIAEEGLKNQWGIGIGKTIKEGIEEGVYGNDLKNNITAFTAAGSDARMNGCAMPVMTTSGSGNQGMTCSLPVIKFCEMKNIPRDRLIRGLFFSHLTAIHIKTLIGRLSAYCGAMASCAGVSGAFAYLDGLPLEKIKTAVSNTLGTVSGIICDGAKSSCACKIAAGISSAFDSYMAAKKGRALLSGEGIIGASAEKTIENVGTLAAEGMLETDEVTVNIMMKE; from the coding sequence ATGAATGAGCCGGAGAAGATTCTCAGCATTCTGTCTGAGGAAATTGTCCCTGCTCAGGGCTGTACCGAGCCGATAGCCATTGCCTATGCGGGAGCAAAGCTGACGGAGGAGCTTGGCGGTGTGCCTGACGAAGTTCGGGCGTATCTTTCAGGCAATATGATTAAGAACGTTAAGAGCGTTAAAATTCCTGCTTCGGGCGGTATGGTGGGTATTGAGGCGGCTGTTTCCATGGGTGTTCTGCTCGGGGACGCGGAGCAGGAAATGATGGTTATAGCAAATGCCGACCAAAGCAGACTGCCTGAGGTTGAAGCCTACGTGAAAGCCGGAAGGGTAACAAGCTGTTTTGAGCATACCGATGAGAAGCTTTACATAAGGCTTGAGGGTGTTAAAGGTTCTGACAGGGCTGTTGTTGAAATTCAGAAGTACCACACGAATATCACGAGGCTTGAAAAGAACGGCGTTTCCGAGAAGCTTGCGAAGGGCTGCGGTTCTTCAGACGAAACGATAACGGACGATTCTTTTCTTACGATAGATTTGATTTACGATACCGCGAACAGCATAGAGCTTTCGCTGATAGAGCCTCTTTTTGAGCAGGTAATCGAATATAACAGCGCGATTGCCGAAGAGGGACTGAAAAATCAGTGGGGTATCGGTATCGGCAAGACGATAAAGGAAGGTATAGAAGAGGGCGTCTACGGAAACGATCTCAAGAACAATATCACCGCTTTTACCGCCGCCGGAAGCGACGCGCGTATGAACGGCTGCGCGATGCCCGTTATGACTACGTCCGGCAGCGGAAATCAGGGGATGACCTGCTCTCTGCCTGTAATAAAGTTCTGCGAAATGAAGAACATACCGCGCGACAGGCTTATTCGCGGACTTTTCTTCTCGCACCTTACCGCAATTCATATCAAGACGCTGATAGGCAGACTGTCGGCGTACTGCGGGGCAATGGCTTCCTGCGCGGGAGTGAGCGGAGCGTTCGCGTATCTTGACGGACTTCCGCTTGAGAAGATTAAAACAGCGGTTTCCAACACGCTTGGAACCGTTTCAGGCATCATCTGCGACGGGGCAAAGAGCTCCTGCGCCTGTAAAATCGCCGCCGGAATTTCATCGGCGTTTGACAGCTATATGGCGGCGAAGAAAGGCAGGGCGTTGCTTTCCGGCGAAGGCATAATCGGCGCAAGCGCGGAAAAGACGATAGAAAACGTCGGAACGCTTGCCGCGGAGGGAATGCTTGAAACCGACGAAGTAACGGTAAACATAATGATGAAAGAATAA
- a CDS encoding 16S rRNA (uracil(1498)-N(3))-methyltransferase translates to MSQPRLRLESCRFENGVWKIDAEQAKHLVKVRRCYNGSVVEGLLDGEKIELRLENCETEEICAVELSRTKEKKAAREIQLLLALLKNDQFDEALRFAAETGVSEIYLLACERSVPKITDRLGGKMTRWNKILAEATKQSGAATPPVLHEPVPFEKFDFPAVCAEKYAALLAENAQPLARIAFGEKTALAIGPEGDWTPEETRRLLAEGFVPVSLGNRILRASTAVAVACGWLGNAKNQEAMTIKTNDLKNNYDKIQLP, encoded by the coding sequence GTGTCGCAGCCAAGATTAAGGCTTGAAAGCTGCCGCTTTGAAAACGGCGTCTGGAAAATTGACGCAGAGCAGGCAAAACATCTTGTAAAAGTGCGCCGCTGTTACAACGGGTCTGTGGTTGAAGGGCTGCTTGACGGCGAAAAAATTGAGCTGCGCCTTGAAAACTGCGAAACGGAAGAAATCTGTGCCGTTGAACTGTCGCGCACGAAAGAAAAAAAAGCTGCGCGCGAAATACAACTGCTGCTTGCTTTGCTGAAAAACGACCAATTTGACGAAGCATTGCGCTTTGCCGCCGAAACAGGCGTCAGCGAAATATATCTGCTTGCCTGCGAACGCTCCGTACCGAAAATAACCGACAGACTAGGCGGCAAAATGACACGATGGAACAAAATCCTTGCGGAAGCGACAAAACAGAGCGGAGCCGCGACTCCGCCGGTTTTGCACGAACCGGTGCCGTTTGAAAAATTTGACTTCCCTGCGGTATGCGCCGAAAAATACGCCGCTTTGCTGGCTGAAAACGCGCAGCCTCTTGCGCGGATAGCTTTCGGCGAAAAAACGGCGCTCGCGATAGGGCCTGAAGGCGACTGGACGCCGGAAGAAACACGGCGCCTGCTTGCCGAAGGCTTTGTGCCTGTCAGCCTCGGAAACAGGATACTGCGGGCGTCAACAGCAGTCGCCGTTGCCTGCGGCTGGCTCGGAAACGCGAAAAACCAAGAAGCAATGACCATAAAAACCAATGACCTAAAAAACAATTACGATAAAATACAATTACCATAA
- a CDS encoding 50S ribosomal protein L11 methyltransferase has product MTQMDSFWWYVTLSAERELDDVLFSLTDNTESIGTEFDELASGRVTLRAYYRSNEPLEYWKNKLLDAMKEFPEIKIEDFGKLENQPWNVQAEEAFPPLNVGENIVVLAPWHKGTEEAGRMPLYINPGCAFGTGYHESTQIVLRFMEEYAKPGITTADIGTGSGILTIYAVKKGAAKAYARDIDPAVIDEVRKNFELNGLDLSKIDLATGDLLKGFDHTADLLLANILIEPLSTMICDVPAVIGKKGTAVFSGMVENERERFLKILDENGLVPVAEKREGDWWGVAAKIKA; this is encoded by the coding sequence GTGACGCAGATGGACTCATTCTGGTGGTACGTAACACTAAGCGCTGAACGCGAGCTTGACGACGTTCTCTTCTCGCTTACGGACAACACGGAAAGCATAGGAACGGAATTTGACGAGCTTGCGTCGGGCAGGGTTACGCTGCGCGCGTACTATCGCAGCAACGAACCTCTTGAATACTGGAAAAACAAACTGCTTGACGCGATGAAAGAATTTCCGGAGATAAAAATCGAAGACTTCGGAAAACTTGAAAATCAGCCGTGGAACGTGCAGGCGGAAGAAGCCTTCCCTCCGCTCAACGTAGGCGAAAACATAGTCGTGCTCGCCCCGTGGCACAAGGGAACGGAAGAAGCCGGCAGAATGCCGCTCTACATCAACCCTGGCTGTGCTTTCGGCACGGGCTATCACGAAAGCACGCAGATAGTTCTCCGCTTCATGGAAGAATACGCGAAGCCGGGCATTACAACCGCTGACATAGGCACGGGTTCGGGCATACTCACGATATACGCTGTCAAAAAAGGCGCGGCGAAAGCCTACGCCCGCGACATAGACCCTGCCGTAATAGACGAAGTGCGCAAAAACTTTGAACTCAACGGACTTGACCTCAGCAAAATCGACCTCGCGACAGGCGACCTGCTGAAAGGCTTTGACCACACGGCCGACCTGCTTCTCGCAAACATACTCATAGAACCGCTCTCAACCATGATATGCGACGTTCCGGCAGTCATAGGCAAAAAAGGAACGGCGGTATTTTCAGGCATGGTGGAAAACGAAAGGGAACGCTTCCTGAAAATCCTTGACGAAAACGGGCTTGTCCCCGTTGCCGAAAAAAGAGAAGGAGACTGGTGGGGTGTCGCAGCCAAGATTAAGGCTTGA